From the genome of Nicotiana tabacum cultivar K326 chromosome 17, ASM71507v2, whole genome shotgun sequence:
AAGAAGAATATCTCTGTGAGCGAAATTATAAGATTGAGATTTTTGACAACCCATTTAAGCATTTTGTATAACCCTttcaattcaaaataataaaataaaaagagtcgcgttgaaagtggttttattatttgttgcaaatatatatatatatatatatatatatatatatatatatatatatatatatatatatatatatatatatatatatatatatatatataaatccaaaatacaatttatatataatcatgtataatTGATGTATAATCAATACCggctagaaaaagaaaataatgaattcagttggctatttgtgtaaaattCCATTGTCAATTTGAAATGTCTATGTTTACAAAGACCAGACAAAGATATGCTAAAATTCAATGTATTATTTCTAAAGTTCAAAATTTATGGTATGAACTCTGAGAAATCTTATACTCCATTACACTCCCAAACTCCCTTTATGCAGTCAACTAAAAACTACTCTCTGTCAAAAAAAATGAATTACAGAATTTGGACTACGGGTATTATTTCGGTTCCttgattttctgaaaataatttgaCGTACTTtagaaacttaaaaaaaaaaaatcaggtaTAGACATAATTTTCAGAAAATAGTAAAATGTTTAAGAACTATTTGAGAAAAGCAACGTAAAAGAAAGATTTATTTGAAATCCAAATAGTGACACTTCAAATAAATTAAGATAGTGGGAGGATATATAATACAtctcaaataattaagaaaatatttatccAGAATGTAGTGTAAAATGCCAATAAAGTTCGACCTAAATAAACGGCGACATACGATTGCGAATAGAAAAGATCAGTTTTCGGGTTAACATGAAGAACAAATGAGGAGTACTAATAAtagttgaaaataataataagtaaGACAGTCATAAAATTTGTTGATAAACCCTTTACAGCTGCTGTCATTCAACAGTTAGGCCCAAAACATAACCAGATATATTATCCAACTGTACAAAGCAAAGTGTACGTACCTATAGCACACATTGCCAAGGCTCCCAATTTACACCTTTTTGGGTAGGTGCACAAACATCCATTCTTAGAGATAATATTTAAAGATTAGTCAGTACTTATTTTGTCCTAAAATGTTAAACTAGATATCGTAACTTCAGGACAATTCAAAAAATTTTTATCCAGAAAAAACTGAAAGTTAGAACACATTTGCTAATTCCTAATAGAAGTACTTTAGAGTGGCTACCTGACGTCATTTCCACCAACACCCTACCCATAAAAAGTTAAGGTAACGAGCAATCCTTTATTCTTATTCAGACTCAAAGTAGAAGACGAAAAAAAAGGTTCATTAAGATCTATGGATTATGAAATAGTTATATAGGCTAATTGAATCTCTTGACAATCACCTTTGCTTCTTGTAATTAATGTTAGGCTAATTCAGGCTATACATATAATATTTGTTACTTCAAAATGTTTAGTGTTCAACAGCTCGTGTTGTATCCCCCTAATTCTTTTTCATGTCTTCTCTATATCGTTTCCGCTAGTATGTTACCATGCCAGTCAAACTATTTCCCTAATTAACCATGGCCTAGTCAGTTATCACCATAAAATTAACAAACTAACTGCAATACATGTCCACTGCTACATAAGGACTTCTTTCTTTAAGGTCCGGTCCAGAAGAAGATATATTGTGCTTGATATCTAAAACCAATTCTGTTCTTGTAAAAAGAGGGCCTTAAATAAAGGAGGAGACGTATATTTCTCTTGGGGAACAATTTAATACAATGAAAAAACTATCAAACTAGAGGATCCAATTCAGTTTCAAGCTCATCTACCTTGCAAATACATTCTTCAAATGCTCAAAATTTTTTAGGGGGAATTCTCTCTTCCTTTTCAAAGGTTAGTGGCAGACTTAGCTTCTTCCTAGCAACAATAGGGGGTAAAACGTTTAACATAACATATGAGAAACTGGTTAATCTGCAACTAATATTAAGACAGGGAATGCCTCCTACTTCTTGATGGGGTGGACTTTGATTCCCCAGCATTGGAAGACCCCGGGCTTTCTGATGTATCCGAGCTGCTGTTCTCACTTAGTCTATCTTTATTGGACCACAGTTTTGAGAAGATCTTCTTGGACATGATTAAACCCTTTGCTTTGCCACCAGCCACCTTTTCGGCACTCAGTTTCATGTCTTTCAAATTACTATCATTGCTCCCTTCCTTGTCTCTTAACCTTAGAGTAGCAAGCTCCCCTTTCAAAGCTTTAAGCTCCTCAGCTGTAGGCACGGCATCCCAGTCCTCCTCTGTGTTGGTAGTAGCAGATCTTGAGCTCCCATGGGATTCCACTGGAAGCAAGGCTTTAATTGTTCCATGTAGGTCAGGAGTGCTGCCACCACCAGATGATGTTGTTGCTCTGACTTGCTCGAAGAACAGCACTTGTACAACTACGCGTAAAGGAAGGCGCTCATTCTGCACAGCATGCATGCAAGCCTCAGCTGATAGCTTCCGACAGTCCATTAGTTTAcaaattctttttctttcactCTTGGTGATCTCAGGATGTTCCtgagaaaaagaaaatgattaTTCAGAACTCTTGATGATAAACCAGCCACAAAAATGTGCCTCTGGTGCTTCTCAAGGAGCAGACAGAGTGGTTTTTACCCATTAATTGCTTTCCTTTTCAAATATCTGAAGCCCAAAAACTATAAACATGATGTTTGAAAAAGATAAATGCAAAATGGATACCTTAAGGTACATGTCAATAGCACGGTAAATTCCATCATGGGAAGGTCTACGGAAGCCAGAGACCATATCAGCAAGATTGACAAATTTAGGCAAAGGTAGATTTGGATCTCGAGAAACTTCCGCAAGGTATCCATCAATCACCCTTGCCACCTTAACCTTGGAAGCATCTGATGCAAATGCAGGGGGCATCTCCTGAAATTCATTATCTTCAGTATAATCGCTCTGACCACTCCTTTGCTGCAGTATGAACTGTTGAACAAGCTCATGTACTATGTCAATATCGTATGTAGTAGCTTCACTAGCTGGGGCTCGAAGGAGGAGGTCAGCTACCGATGCCTCGTCCAGCTGCAAGCCAATCCTCCTCTTCAGTTCACATCTTACTGTTTCTCCGCATTCCAAAGAGATAGAAGTCTGTAACAATCTGATCAAGAAATTACAAGAAACACTATTTTTCTCTGTCGGCAACAGAGAAGTAATTGCATCAACCAAGTACCGATACTTCACAGGATCGCTTCCTGGTAGTGTACCCTTGCTGAATCCCGGTAGCCTTCGGTAGGCATACGCTTTCAATGCTTCACCTATTACTTCTGGAGACATTCCTCCCTTAGTTTTTATTGTCGTTATAACCCGTTTATACATGTCAATGTGAAGTTCACAAAGGTCCTCAACCCACCAGTCTCTTGGAACAAACTGTTGCATTTTCATACCATTCCATAGCGGATCACTTCCATTTTCAGATGGAAGATTTTTACGGTTATACGTATACGACCAGTCAACCTTTGAGGTGTCAATATAAGCTTTAGATGCTACAGAGTCTAGACAATGACTAACAATCTTTAATTCCTCGGACCAGGGAAGAAAGGATTTTGTTGTTTGAAGAACAATGATTGAATCTTTCCAGCTCCTGAAGATGCTAGAAGTAAGGAAGACCTCAATCTTGTAGATAAGGTTACCCTTCTCTACAGTTTCATACATTTCCAGATATTCAGCTGCACAGCGAGCTGCAACCACATTGTACGCATTCAGAGTTACTGTCATACCATAACAGAACTTTGCGCATATTTCAAAAGCTGCAGGTCCACCAGGTACATCGTGGATGTTGatttcatcattgctttcctcATTTGTATGTGCGGCCAGCTTCTGCAAGCTACCACTCTTGGACAGAAGTGGGAACTGGAGAAAATATAATCCTGTTAGTATTAACAGGTAACGTATCGGATGGATAAGATAATAAGCAGGCAACAACAGGGAAATGAGTATTGGTCTGCAAGTATCAGCATCTGCACTATTGATATAATGAAGGATTAGGCTCTCTCTCATTGAGAGTATTCCCTTGCTAGGCTCTCTCTTCTGAACATTCAGAAATAACAAGATGGAATTAAGAAACTTTGCACTTTGAATGCAATGTCTGGCTGATGCATGCTGAAAGTGACACCGTAAATACAATCTTATGGTTTAACCACTTTGATAACCGGTGTCGACATGTCAATGTCAATGGACAACTAATAGACCTTAGGCTAGTATTTCTGGGATATCATGTCTAAAAGTATCTAAAACATGTACTTCAAAGTTTTATATGTTAAACACGCCAAGAAAAGAGTATGACAAATATGGCCCTAAGATGGAGAACATACCTTGTGGACATTAAATTTTACATCTCCAACATGGATGACCATATCAGTTGCCAATTCAGTTGCTACATACCTGCATAGGAAGCTTATACATCATCTTCCAGAtgaaaccatttcaaacaatgtaAAATCAAACAATATGCACATAGCCAGCGTGTTATGTATCAAGAAAAAAAACTCATttggattagtaaggtaaggtctTGCCCCCCTTACTTGTACGTCTCTTTTTGACGTActtattattaaaaattcattCAGGGCACACCTGGGTGGttttaaagagagagagagagagggagggagAGATGATACATTTTCCTGGCTTGATAAAGGACAATCTGAAATCATTTGTTGCCGAAAGGCTAGCTTTTGCCAAGGCAGTGTAATTAATATATGATCTTAAGTGCTTGTAGTAAGGTTTTCCCCTGTTTATAATCTAAActtggtgtgtgtgtgtggggggggggttggggggggggggggggggttgaacTCTCATGTTAAAATGGTGAATAGTTCCCTTCCTAGAGGAAATTTCATTCAAACCTGATTAAATGTTGGAAGAAGAAATCCCTCAGCTTACTAAGCTACTTATCTGGAAATGAACTAAGGTAGATGGTTGGCAATGTAACATTCATTATTTCTTGACTGTGTCCTGGGAGGATTTCTTTTGGAAGGCGCTAAGTTATGTTGCACCTTTTCATATCTAGTTCTCATATGCGCAAAAAGAAGAGTATGTACTCTACTCCATTTTTTCTGAAGTAATTCTACATTTCTATTTCATGATACGGTTTCGAGTCAGAAAATGATGCTATAAATGTCACTGGGTAGTTTGCAGTCTATTTTATCCTAGTTTAAAGTAAAATATATCATTCCCAATTGTACTACTTTTGGCAACTAACTGAAAATGGTGAAGCAGACGAGCTTTTGAGATACCTAATAAGCTATAAAAGAAAAGAGCACACACCAACACAGTGAATTTGGTAGCACTTAAAGATTAGGTTGGCAGGAAATAGAGTAGAAATTACGCTCAGGGTAAGTCTCAAAGTCTCATCTTACTTTGCACATGCGTCTGTGATATTTTTGAGAAGAGGGGAATCAAAACTAAGTGCTTGAGGCAAGTAAATCCTGGTACAACTAAGAGAATTGTTTGTTCTAATCCTGACCTTCACAACCATTTCCTGCACAAGAATATTGCTGCCTAACCAATGATCCATGCCCATCTACCTCTTGTGAATAAATGCTTGAGAataaagaagtgaataaataCCGTTTTCCTTTTATGTGCTTAACATAGTAACTATATGAGAGGAAAACCAAGCATTAACAAAGACAACAGATTCAAACAGGCATAGCACTACAAATATATAAAAGTATATCATCCGGAAAATATGACATATAAGAACAAAAACAATACTATCTAATTGGAATGATGGGAAAAGGAAGGTGGGGAATGCTGGGAAGGGAAATAAACAAAATTTCATAAAGATGGATGAATTATTGACCTGATATTATCTCCTTCTGTCTGAAACTGATCAGGCTTGGATCCAAGTTTCATAAACTTCATCTTGGTGTTCAAAGTATCTATTCAGCTACTGTATCTCAGTCCTAAACTTTCAATAATTCAGAAGACAAAGCTAAGGAAAGGGTAAACCAAAAGTGCTATATTTCCAAACTTCACAAGCTTTCAAGAAGGAAGAGGGTTGGCTTCTTTACTGATTCTAGTTGTAAGCTCAACCACAACCAACCACAAAATGCCAGTCCAAGATATTTGACCAACCGACTCAATACCTTAAAAAATGCAAATTTTGAGCTCTCAAAACCAGTGTTACTGCCACATGCTCACCACTGAGACCACCGCCCTTCCTCTAATTGTTTATCCCTCCACTCCTGGtgctaatatataaatatttaaacaaCTTCCCGTGCTTTCTCTGAAAAAGCAAACACCAGAATCCACATTCCTCTATTCAATGCTCCCCTCTCACCAATGAAGTTGAAGGACCTGTAATACAAAGAAACATCATCTTGGTATGTTTTCAAGAACATAACAAAATTGCAGGCAACAAGTATCAATTTGGTTTGCAAGTGTCGCATATATATgaacaaacatgcacaagtacccaAAAATGTGTTCTGAACTGGAAGGGTAAAAAAAAGCAAAATTGCCTAAAACAGAGCATCACATTGAACATATCACTTGACACAAAAAATCAAACTGAAAACATGCCAAAAGAAAACCACCAATACAATTACAAAAGACAATTGTCCCACATTGCACCAAAGCCATATTTTCCCCCAAAAAAGCAAGAAATAATCTAGAAATCCCGATCTAAGCAAGCTAAGTTGATTGACATACCCAAGTGCAATGCCAagcaaaaatcagaaaaaagaaAGTATCTTTAAGAGAGAACAACAAAAATAAACCAATTCAACGTGCATTTTAAGACACAGAAGAAAgagggatttttttttatttgagtgaTTAATCTCCAAGACTCACCGCAATAGCTACGAAATTTCATGCGAAGTAAAGGCAAATCAATCAAACTGAGGTACAGAAAGAAAGCAAATACAGTATAAAAGCACAAGAGGAAGTAGAAGAACAATTTTGAGGGACAAAGCCAAGAGGAAATTCCAAAGGGCACAAACCGCTACCAGCAATCAGAAGAAAAAGATGAAGTAACAAGAACACAAAAAACCAACCATGAAAAAGATGAGTTGTCGCTAATCTAATCTAATCTTTGCCAGCCACCAAAGCAACACCGTGTATTCACAAAATGCCAATCTCAAGAATGTTTCCAAACACTTGAGAATCAGCACCACCGTCCCCACCACCACTATTTCTCAGAAATCCCAGTACAGAAAACGAAGAAAAACTAAGTACTAATTACTCTACAAATTACCTAGCTGTATTTAGCTTCTTTTAAAGTGTGTATCAGCTGAAACGGGAAAGTGGGGGTGGCTTCTTTTTTGAGCAAATAAAGGTGTTAAGAAACATCCTCCTCCAATCTCTAATTATATCCTTTCTTCTCTCCTCTTAGTATTGGCTACAGTATTACGCACGCCAATCTGACACAATCTACTCACTTTGTTGTTGTCTAAGAGAGAGGTGTTTGGCTAAACTAGTTTATAATTACTTTTCGGTTTATATACGCGTTTCGTAAGTTAAAAGTAtttataagtcaaaaataagtcaaaagcGATAAGTCATAAGCTAATCGCCCCCATCTTATAAATTTTTAGTTTATAatcactttaagtttgaccaaaatttttaatattttatccttaaaatattcttttttagaaCAAAACTCTTACATCGATACTCACCGCCTCAATTACTATTTCAACCTAAACCTCCCTCCCCCGCCTCTTCCAATACTCATTGACTATTTAAGATAAGCaaattctctattcctttgcatatttatatctatgtgattgtgtattaatctttgaactgtATGTAATAAATGATGACATATCAAATTTTTGGTGTGTTGCTTTCTAAGTGTTGTGGTAATAAAGACAGtgtttgtttctcttcaaatattttatcctatttaggtttattttttactgagaaacttttatcaatttattaattattataacttatgattatatgcttatcataaaataaattatatttatcataaaagttatcttatctaagcacagttgtatttaaaataaaatgacaaatagaatattttgtatttggATCGATTtggaatctaa
Proteins encoded in this window:
- the LOC107800916 gene encoding phototropic-responsive NPH3 family protein NPY3, with the protein product MKFMKLGSKPDQFQTEGDNIRYVATELATDMVIHVGDVKFNVHKFPLLSKSGSLQKLAAHTNEESNDEINIHDVPGGPAAFEICAKFCYGMTVTLNAYNVVAARCAAEYLEMYETVEKGNLIYKIEVFLTSSIFRSWKDSIIVLQTTKSFLPWSEELKIVSHCLDSVASKAYIDTSKVDWSYTYNRKNLPSENGSDPLWNGMKMQQFVPRDWWVEDLCELHIDMYKRVITTIKTKGGMSPEVIGEALKAYAYRRLPGFSKGTLPGSDPVKYRYLVDAITSLLPTEKNSVSCNFLIRLLQTSISLECGETVRCELKRRIGLQLDEASVADLLLRAPASEATTYDIDIVHELVQQFILQQRSGQSDYTEDNEFQEMPPAFASDASKVKVARVIDGYLAEVSRDPNLPLPKFVNLADMVSGFRRPSHDGIYRAIDMYLKEHPEITKSERKRICKLMDCRKLSAEACMHAVQNERLPLRVVVQVLFFEQVRATTSSGGGSTPDLHGTIKALLPVESHGSSRSATTNTEEDWDAVPTAEELKALKGELATLRLRDKEGSNDSNLKDMKLSAEKVAGGKAKGLIMSKKIFSKLWSNKDRLSENSSSDTSESPGSSNAGESKSTPSRSRRHSLS